A stretch of Desulfobacter hydrogenophilus DNA encodes these proteins:
- a CDS encoding YkgJ family cysteine cluster protein, protein MTTSDNTMDSKANRKLLGSRTFNFACHDGVPCFTRCCHNADMYLYPYDIVRMKQNLNMTSEEFLVAHTTTAIRDMPTFPNVMLKMSDRQNNPCTFLTEKGCTVYSDRPYSCRAYPLEPAVYGDADGSMRTQYYVMHHDYCKGHGEDKEWTAKAWIVDQEMQAYHEPNNCWARIAGRLQADSFRAQGLDMNSPPMKMAFMASYNMDTFRHFVFESSFLSRYVVPEQQLDVVKQDDRELLMLGLSWIERFLFSDGALEERA, encoded by the coding sequence ATGACAACATCTGACAACACCATGGACAGCAAGGCAAATCGTAAATTACTTGGCAGCCGAACCTTTAATTTTGCCTGTCACGACGGTGTGCCCTGCTTTACCCGTTGCTGCCACAATGCCGACATGTATCTTTATCCCTATGACATTGTACGCATGAAGCAGAATCTTAACATGACTTCGGAAGAATTTCTGGTTGCCCACACCACAACAGCCATCCGCGACATGCCCACCTTTCCCAACGTGATGTTGAAAATGAGTGACCGGCAGAACAATCCCTGCACCTTTCTGACAGAAAAAGGATGTACGGTTTATTCAGACAGACCTTATTCCTGCCGGGCCTATCCCCTGGAACCGGCTGTCTATGGCGACGCTGACGGTAGCATGCGCACGCAGTATTATGTCATGCACCATGATTACTGCAAGGGACATGGTGAAGATAAAGAATGGACTGCCAAAGCGTGGATAGTGGACCAGGAAATGCAGGCATATCATGAACCCAACAATTGCTGGGCTCGCATTGCAGGCCGTTTACAGGCCGATTCGTTCAGGGCCCAGGGCCTTGATATGAACAGCCCGCCTATGAAGATGGCGTTCATGGCCAGTTACAATATGGATACCTTCCGCCATTTTGTTTTTGAAAGCAGTTTTTTATCACGCTATGTTGTCCCAGAGCAGCAGCTGGATGTGGTGAAACAAGATGACCGGGAGCTGCTCATGCTTGGGCTTTCCTGGATCGAAAGATTTTTGTTCAGTGACGGAGCATTAGAAGAACGCGCCTGA
- the glnE gene encoding bifunctional [glutamate--ammonia ligase]-adenylyl-L-tyrosine phosphorylase/[glutamate--ammonia-ligase] adenylyltransferase, whose product MTQDAIEQLISRVFPALAKPLYQALQRRIQDYFSAGNIQDISQLPVNAQDFTRVMLFSPFTAEHITAKPLILDRLGKSGDLDTSYAPGDIKKKLAAFIGDNQDSAGLKARMLEFKVYEIIRIAWRDLTGAAPLSEIMMDLSDLACACISSGFEQLYPVLTQKWGTPKDSNGKAQNIVVLGMGKLGAGELNFSSDIDLIFVYPDSGQTDGDRSISNDEFFTKLCREFIKLFSMGNGTHFYRVDTRLRPFGDSGPLVMDASAFEHYYQSQGREWERYAMIKASPVAGDIAAGNTIIQALKPFIFRRYLDYGAFDSFRDMKQRITLQVKNAKLKHNIKIGAGGIREIEFFGQLFQLIRGGVEPALQARPILLILDTLVEKQLIEEKECDELKDAYHFLRLVENRLQAYQDRQTHDIPEDPLQRQILALSMGYEDEDAFYAELSRIQGIVHKHFSILLVQADDEDEDSSSQELEQIWDSITDPQFQGEDLSISGYQDTGSVVRLLKALAAHPNTRQLSQAGRNKLSQLLPHLIKKVGEHPDADEVMAKLIDLVATIERRTCYLSLLIENKGALDNLIVLARKSPWIISFLSQHPVLLDELMDPVTLYSPPKRDMLEREMERSMSRVPEGDLELLLEELNIFRQINTLRVAAADVSGNFPLMKVSDHLTWIAETILNQVVVSSWQIVTEKYGYPKGMEGKGIEGCGFIAVAYGKVGGLEMGYKSDIDMVFIFDAEPGYTSGTERSVDITRFYSNLGQRIVHALSMHTPAGTLYGADMRLRPGGDSGTIITHLQTYEDYLKDQAWTFEHQALIRARPVAGDPALFKRFDIIRKKILTRKRDDAILKKEVGQMREKMRAQRLKYEPGQFNLKQGRGGIVDIEFLVQYLVLRHACDHPDVVEWTDNIRLLEALSVDALISGEDSGILQNAYVNMRKTIHRLTLQERSATVDEDLFSDQAAKVAQIYDAVFMS is encoded by the coding sequence ACATCAAAAAGAAGCTTGCTGCATTTATCGGGGATAACCAGGATAGTGCAGGGCTTAAAGCCCGGATGCTTGAATTTAAAGTGTACGAAATCATTCGCATTGCCTGGCGGGATCTTACGGGTGCGGCACCGTTGTCCGAAATTATGATGGATCTGTCCGATCTTGCCTGTGCCTGTATTTCTTCGGGCTTTGAACAATTGTACCCGGTTTTGACCCAAAAATGGGGAACCCCCAAGGACAGCAACGGCAAAGCCCAGAATATTGTGGTGCTGGGCATGGGCAAACTTGGGGCCGGTGAGTTGAATTTTTCTTCGGATATTGATCTTATTTTCGTATATCCCGATTCGGGTCAGACCGATGGAGACAGATCCATATCCAATGATGAATTTTTCACAAAATTGTGCCGGGAATTCATCAAGCTGTTTTCAATGGGTAACGGCACCCATTTTTACCGGGTGGATACCCGTCTGCGTCCGTTCGGGGACAGCGGGCCCCTGGTCATGGATGCGTCTGCGTTTGAACATTATTACCAGTCCCAGGGCCGGGAATGGGAACGCTATGCCATGATCAAAGCAAGTCCGGTGGCAGGGGATATTGCAGCAGGCAACACAATTATTCAAGCGTTAAAACCCTTTATTTTCCGTAGATATCTGGATTACGGCGCCTTTGATTCCTTCAGGGATATGAAACAGCGCATAACACTGCAGGTGAAAAACGCCAAGCTGAAACACAATATCAAAATCGGGGCCGGCGGTATCAGAGAAATTGAATTTTTCGGTCAACTTTTTCAGCTCATTCGAGGCGGGGTGGAACCGGCTCTTCAGGCCAGGCCGATCTTGTTGATTTTGGATACGTTGGTGGAAAAACAGTTGATAGAAGAAAAAGAGTGCGATGAACTCAAAGACGCCTATCATTTTCTTCGGCTTGTGGAAAACAGGCTTCAGGCGTACCAGGATCGTCAGACCCACGACATTCCCGAAGATCCGCTTCAGCGACAGATCCTTGCGCTATCCATGGGATATGAGGATGAAGACGCATTTTATGCGGAATTGTCCAGAATCCAGGGCATTGTTCACAAACATTTTTCTATACTTCTGGTACAAGCCGATGACGAAGACGAAGACAGCAGCAGCCAGGAATTGGAACAGATTTGGGACAGCATCACTGATCCCCAGTTTCAGGGTGAAGATCTCTCTATTTCCGGTTACCAGGATACAGGATCTGTGGTGCGGCTTCTCAAGGCCCTGGCAGCACATCCCAACACCCGCCAACTTTCCCAGGCCGGACGAAACAAATTATCTCAGCTTTTGCCCCATCTGATTAAAAAGGTGGGTGAACACCCGGATGCAGACGAGGTGATGGCCAAACTTATTGATCTGGTAGCGACCATTGAGCGGCGTACCTGCTATCTGTCTTTGCTCATTGAAAATAAAGGCGCCCTGGATAATCTGATCGTTCTTGCCCGCAAAAGCCCATGGATTATTTCATTTTTAAGCCAGCACCCGGTACTTCTAGATGAACTGATGGATCCGGTTACCCTGTACTCGCCGCCTAAACGGGATATGCTTGAACGGGAAATGGAACGTAGTATGTCCCGGGTCCCGGAAGGGGATCTGGAGCTTCTGCTGGAAGAACTCAATATTTTTCGCCAGATTAATACGCTCAGGGTGGCTGCGGCAGATGTCTCAGGCAATTTTCCGCTGATGAAGGTCAGTGATCATCTGACTTGGATTGCTGAAACCATTCTTAACCAGGTGGTGGTGTCATCCTGGCAAATCGTAACCGAAAAATACGGGTATCCCAAGGGTATGGAAGGCAAGGGTATTGAAGGATGCGGGTTTATCGCCGTTGCCTACGGCAAAGTAGGCGGCCTTGAAATGGGATATAAATCTGACATAGATATGGTTTTTATTTTTGATGCTGAACCCGGATATACCAGTGGAACGGAACGATCCGTAGATATCACCCGGTTTTATTCCAATTTGGGTCAGCGCATTGTCCATGCTCTGAGCATGCATACCCCGGCCGGTACCCTCTACGGCGCGGATATGCGGCTTCGTCCCGGCGGGGATTCAGGCACCATTATCACCCATCTCCAAACCTATGAAGATTACCTGAAAGACCAGGCCTGGACATTTGAACACCAGGCCTTGATCCGGGCCCGCCCCGTGGCCGGTGATCCGGCATTGTTTAAACGTTTTGATATCATTCGTAAAAAAATCCTGACCCGTAAACGCGATGATGCAATACTGAAAAAAGAAGTGGGTCAGATGCGTGAAAAAATGCGGGCCCAGCGGTTAAAGTACGAACCCGGACAATTTAATCTCAAGCAGGGCCGGGGGGGGATTGTGGATATTGAATTCCTTGTTCAATACCTTGTGCTGCGCCATGCCTGTGACCATCCCGATGTTGTGGAGTGGACGGATAATATCCGCCTGCTCGAGGCCCTGAGTGTGGATGCATTAATATCCGGTGAGGACAGTGGCATTCTCCAGAACGCCTATGTAAACATGCGAAAGACCATACATCGGCTCACCCTCCAGGAGCGTTCTGCCACAGTGGATGAGGATCTGTTCAGTGATCAGGCCGCCAAAGTGGCACAAATTTATGATGCTGTCTTTATGTCTTAA
- a CDS encoding aminotransferase class I/II-fold pyridoxal phosphate-dependent enzyme, translated as MEQDNIIRFASRMDYLPPYLFGMINKMKMDKRRNGDDVIDLGMGNPMDPTPDAVIEKLVSVAKDPKSHRYPESSGLPNLKKEIAKYYNRHYNINLDADKETYFTIGSKEGISHLCLAIMGPGDCVLVPAPAFPIHIYAAVIAGANVMRIPLEPEKGFLDRIIKVCEACYPSPKVLMLNYPHNPTGVVTDKAFFKEIVKLAKRFKFMVINDFAYGKITYDGYVAPSFLEIEGAKDVGVEFGSFSKSYNMAGWRIGYCVGNEKIVEALGKIKGYFDYGIFSAIQVAGIIALRDCDDTIPELAKIYEHRRDVLCSGLERIGWDIERPKAGMFVWAKIPEPFNKMGSMEFAIQLMNNGNVAVAPGTGFSEEGEGYLRLALVENEERLRQAVRQMKKAMDQMKI; from the coding sequence GTGGAACAAGACAATATTATTCGATTTGCATCCCGGATGGATTACCTGCCCCCTTACCTTTTCGGTATGATCAATAAAATGAAAATGGATAAACGGCGGAATGGAGATGATGTCATTGACCTTGGCATGGGAAATCCAATGGACCCCACACCTGATGCAGTTATTGAGAAGCTGGTGAGCGTTGCCAAGGATCCAAAATCCCACAGGTACCCGGAAAGTTCAGGACTTCCCAATTTAAAAAAAGAAATTGCCAAATATTACAACCGGCATTACAACATTAATCTGGATGCGGACAAAGAAACTTACTTTACCATTGGTTCTAAAGAAGGAATTTCGCATTTGTGCCTGGCCATCATGGGCCCTGGGGACTGCGTTCTGGTTCCGGCACCGGCCTTTCCCATCCATATCTATGCAGCAGTGATCGCCGGTGCAAATGTCATGAGAATCCCCCTGGAACCTGAAAAGGGTTTTCTGGACAGGATTATTAAAGTATGTGAAGCCTGTTATCCCAGCCCAAAAGTTCTCATGCTCAATTACCCCCATAACCCCACCGGCGTTGTAACGGATAAGGCTTTTTTCAAAGAGATCGTAAAGCTTGCCAAACGGTTTAAATTCATGGTTATCAATGACTTTGCCTACGGAAAAATAACCTATGACGGGTATGTTGCCCCAAGTTTCCTTGAGATTGAAGGCGCCAAAGATGTCGGGGTTGAGTTTGGGTCCTTTTCCAAGTCATACAACATGGCCGGTTGGCGCATTGGATATTGCGTTGGTAATGAAAAAATTGTCGAGGCACTTGGAAAAATTAAAGGCTATTTTGATTATGGTATATTCTCTGCCATCCAGGTGGCAGGTATTATTGCACTTCGGGACTGTGATGATACCATTCCTGAACTTGCAAAAATATATGAACACCGTCGGGACGTACTTTGTTCAGGTCTTGAACGAATCGGATGGGATATAGAAAGACCAAAGGCCGGCATGTTTGTGTGGGCAAAAATCCCTGAACCGTTTAATAAAATGGGGTCCATGGAGTTTGCCATCCAGCTGATGAACAATGGAAATGTGGCAGTGGCACCAGGAACCGGTTTTTCCGAAGAGGGAGAAGGGTATCTTCGCCTGGCCCTGGTTGAAAATGAAGAACGCCTGCGCCAGGCTGTTCGGCAGATGAAAAAAGCCATGGACCAGATGAAAATTTAA